A genomic window from Prunus persica cultivar Lovell chromosome G2, Prunus_persica_NCBIv2, whole genome shotgun sequence includes:
- the LOC18786089 gene encoding cation/H(+) antiporter 15 produces the protein MGSVTGTRSYAGESYTVFADSKDELRACYNKTISPTGLWRVENPLMQALPVTVIKLVMAMVSTRLAMLLLKPFYQPRIVADILGGFLMSRNMRGDLYPQLFPISNTVVAETLANLALVYHMFLVGLELDFKPILRARRKAVSIALTGMVFSFLTGWVLYRYILLKDFAKQTKNMGTKDGSFFWGITLATTNFLDLAKLLADLKLLYSDVGGLALSASVISDLCSWILLLLGMAIVKSRPLLTVGSTLAFVGLCVFVVRPALVRIINRRRGAQENGNDNELACYVMAGVVLCGLITDACGSHSIVGPFVLGIIMPKGEFSSMLTENMGNFVREILMPFFYLINSRRLSFSDILNTKDPEEAKTGTNIYRVVLINLVSYAAKIVSTFVACVLNKMSPRDSLTVGVLMNTKGLLALIILNSARDLKILNKQSFTLMTVVIWIMTFFVGPFLALFYKSSARPLVQYKQRNVRSVGPNTELRILACTHTSRKMSGIIDLIDSSNPTEKSPIHVIVTHLVELTGHASAMLVVHNTCKPSSTNTTTNDAHSTDYDSSNGFQLYAQQREGIVTVQTITAVSPYATMHEDICNLAEENRVSLIIIPFHKQSAISDGGAAIQDSNYSHLKCLNNNLIAHARCSVAVFVDHGLGTSNSGHHFAILFIGGEDDREALAYAGRMVGHPRVMITVIRFNFNSNKGAPKVYSNDNDDVDDSDSDSDGDGDDEILVAMTSSGKQKKLDDLFIDEFRLRSISDDSLEFLEKSVTSWEQTLTLISAMEGDYDMFIVGRSHGSNSIDTSTMLLECSDANEMGVLGDALASSTFSGSTSILVVQQGEDLDIV, from the exons GGTGGCTTTTTAATGAGTCGGAATATGAGGGGTGATTTGTACCCACAACTATTTCCCATAAGTAACACGGTGGTTGCCGAGACCTTAGCAAACTTAGCACTCGTTTACCACATGTTCCTGGTGGGTTTAGAGCTTGACTTCAAACCAATACTACGTGCTCGTAGGAAGGCTGTCAGCATTGCCCTTACTGGCATGGTCTTTTCCTTCCTTACTGGTTGGGTCTTGTATCGTTATATACTCCTCAAAGACTTCgctaaacaaacaaaaaacatgggCACTAAGGACGGCTCATTCTTTTGGGGAATTACTCTTGCCACAACCAACTTCCTGGACCTTGCCAAACTCCTTGCTGATCTCAAACTTCTCTATTCTGATGTTGGAGGACTCGCCTTGTCTGCCTCCGTTATCTCCGATTTGTGTTCATGGATTCTTCTTTTGCTTGGAATGGCAATAGTGAAAAGTAGACCATTGCTTACTGTGGGGTCCACCTTGGCTTTTGTAGGACTCTGTGTTTTTGTAGTACGACCAGCTCTCGTGCGGATCATTAATCGCCGGAGGGGAGCACAGGAGAATGGCAACGATAATGAGCTTGCATGTTATGTTATGGCCGGAGTGGTGCTTTGCGGGTTAATCACCGATGCATGCGGGTCCCACTCCATCGTAGGGCCTTTTGTATTGGGAATCATTATGCCTAAGGGAGAGTTCTCAAGCATGCTTACAGAGAATATGGGAAATTTCGTGCGTGAGATTCTGATGCCCTTCTTCTACTTGATCAATTCCAGAAGACTGAGTTTCTCTGATATTCTGAATACGAAAGATCCAGAGGAGGCAAAAACAGGGACTAACATATATCGTGTAGTGTTAATAAACCTGGTTTCCTACGCAGCAAAAATCGTGAGCACTTTCGTTGCCTGCGTATTGAACAAAATGTCACCTCGAGATAGTCTGACTGTTGGAGTACTCATGAACACCAAAGGCCTATTGGCACTCATCATACTTAACTCTGCTCGAGACTTAAAG ATCTTGAACAAACAATCATTCACACTAATGACGGTGGTGATTTGGATTATGACATTTTTCGTGGGGCCGTTTCTTGCCCTTTTTTACAAGTCAAGTGCTAGGCCTTTGGTGCAATACAAACAGAGGAACGTACGAAGCGTTGGACCTAATACCGAGCTTCGAATCCTTGCATGCACCCACACCTCACGGAAAATGTCTGGCATTATCGACCTCATTGATAGTTCTAACCCAACCGAAAAATCCCCTATTCATGTCATTGTCACACACCTCGTGGAGCTAACTGGCCATGCTTCAGCCATGTTGGTTGTGCACAACACTTGCAAACCGAGTAGCACAAACACAACAACCAATGATGCACACTCAACGGACTACGACTCCTCAAATGGCTTTCAACTCTATGCCCAACAAAGAGAAGGAATCGTCACGGTGCAAACAATCACCGCCGTGTCCCCTTATGCCACGATGCATGAGGACATATGCAACCTGGCTGAGGAGAATCGTGTTTCCCTCATAATCATCCCCTTCCACAAACAATCTGCCATATCGGATGGAGGAGCAGCGATACAAGATTCAAACTACTCGCATTTAAAATGCCTCAACAACAACTTGATTGCACATGCGCGCTGCTCTGTGGCTGTTTTTGTGGATCATGGTCTCGGTACGTCCAACTCCGGCCACCACTTTGCCATTCTCTTCATCGGAGGGGAAGATGACCGTGAGGCTTTAGCATATGCAGGGAGGATGGTCGGGCATCCTAGGGTTATGATAACAGTTATACGATTTAACTTTAACTCAAATAAAGGGGCACCGAAAGTTTACTCTAATGATAATGATGATGTGGATGATAGCGATAGCGAcagtgatggtgatggtgatgatgaaatTTTGGTGGCAATGACAAGTTCTGGGAAGCAAAAAAAACTTGATGACTTGTTCATAGATGAGTTTAGGTTGAGGTCAATAAGCGATGACTCCCTAGAATTTTTAGAGAAGTCAGTAACAAGTTGGGAACAAACTCTCACACTAATAAGTGCAATGGAAGGTGACTATGACATGTTCATAGTTGGAAGAAGCCATGGGAGCAACTCAATCGACACCTCCACAATGTTACTAGAATGTAGCGACGCTAATGAGATGGGAGTTCTTGGAGATGCATTGGCATCTTCGACCTTTTCGGGTAGTACATCCATTCTTGTAGTGCAACAGGGTGAGGATTTAGATATTGTTTAA